From a region of the Paenibacillus sp. FSL R10-2734 genome:
- a CDS encoding efflux RND transporter periplasmic adaptor subunit: MTSTSKRQRLTAALFVLFFAILAGLTFFSSTLETMTLPKVVTEKLTSKSLVHQVKGSGVLTPRKQVDLLNESGSKIVKVHVKENAEVKKGQKLVTFDSSDLDEQIYQEETALKKQKLNREILEEDMLNALIGGDEQVIAKAERALELDNMDLELAQRKLKKLRKEKADKQTLTAPFDGKITKITAEDNMDASQGGTILTLMDSGKGFEFLFAVESENTALFEIGSKVSVRLAKDNTLVNGVIQEIKAASKENSEDSSEDTGYQVVVSVSDDGLRGGEQVSLDIKKESNEKGYVLPKKWVHKDTTGSYVFVIEEKKSSLGNTFNARKAYIITGDSTEDEVVAVSGLSPDDEIIIESSEPLQEGNRIRVY, encoded by the coding sequence ATGACAAGCACATCTAAGCGACAACGATTAACGGCTGCTTTGTTTGTATTGTTCTTTGCGATATTGGCTGGTTTGACTTTCTTTAGCAGCACACTCGAAACGATGACGCTGCCCAAAGTAGTTACGGAGAAACTTACCTCGAAATCATTAGTTCATCAGGTTAAAGGGAGTGGAGTCTTAACGCCTCGGAAGCAGGTGGATTTGTTGAATGAGTCTGGCTCTAAAATTGTGAAGGTTCATGTAAAAGAGAATGCTGAGGTTAAGAAGGGGCAAAAGCTCGTGACCTTCGACAGCTCTGATCTGGATGAGCAGATCTATCAAGAGGAAACGGCGCTTAAGAAACAAAAGCTAAATCGGGAAATTCTCGAGGAGGATATGCTCAATGCATTGATAGGTGGTGATGAACAAGTGATTGCCAAGGCTGAGCGAGCTCTTGAACTGGATAATATGGATCTTGAACTGGCGCAAAGAAAATTAAAAAAGCTGCGTAAAGAAAAAGCGGATAAACAAACGCTGACTGCCCCTTTTGATGGAAAAATCACAAAGATTACAGCAGAGGATAACATGGATGCTTCACAAGGGGGGACAATTCTAACCTTAATGGATAGTGGCAAGGGCTTCGAATTTTTATTTGCTGTCGAGTCGGAGAATACGGCATTATTCGAGATTGGATCTAAGGTTTCTGTTCGATTGGCGAAAGACAATACATTGGTTAACGGTGTAATCCAAGAGATTAAAGCTGCATCTAAAGAGAACAGTGAAGATTCATCCGAAGATACTGGTTATCAGGTTGTCGTGTCCGTCTCTGATGATGGTCTTCGAGGCGGCGAACAAGTCAGTCTAGATATAAAGAAGGAGTCAAATGAAAAAGGTTATGTGTTACCAAAGAAATGGGTTCATAAAGATACAACAGGAAGCTACGTCTTTGTAATTGAGGAGAAGAAAAGCTCACTCGGCAATACGTTTAATGCTCGCAAGGCCTATATTATAACAGGTGATTCAACAGAGGATGAGGTTGTAGCTGTGAGCGGCTTAAGTCCTGATGATGAGATCATTATTGAATCAAGTGAACCACTTCAGGAAGGTAATCGAATCCGAGTATATTGA
- a CDS encoding GNAT family N-acetyltransferase, with amino-acid sequence MPEVIYREIMKDDYDRIKELIDEAFGIHDLVQDKKFLDVILNLYLQSCILDSSFSKVAVKDNRVIGIILGKAQKDKHRLAKTHNFLSLANAFFKIITANKENKKSAKELAKVQHTYKEIIQGKEDDFQGYIELFIVSEESRGLGVGKTLMHHLSNYMRSMGVDSIYVYTDNRCNYGFYESQNFKRLNEKEIFLDSIQNKLLIFLYGHQV; translated from the coding sequence ATGCCTGAGGTTATCTATAGAGAGATTATGAAAGACGATTATGACCGCATCAAAGAATTAATTGATGAAGCGTTCGGTATCCATGACCTTGTTCAAGACAAAAAGTTTTTAGATGTCATATTGAACCTTTATTTGCAAAGCTGTATTCTGGACAGTTCTTTCAGCAAAGTCGCTGTAAAAGACAACAGAGTCATTGGTATTATTCTGGGCAAGGCCCAAAAAGATAAACATCGCTTAGCCAAAACCCATAATTTCTTAAGTCTTGCAAATGCCTTCTTCAAAATTATCACTGCGAATAAAGAAAATAAAAAGTCCGCTAAAGAACTGGCGAAGGTTCAACATACGTATAAAGAGATTATTCAAGGCAAAGAAGACGATTTTCAAGGTTATATCGAGTTGTTTATTGTATCCGAGGAATCGAGAGGTCTTGGCGTGGGAAAAACGCTGATGCACCATTTGTCCAATTACATGAGAAGTATGGGTGTAGATTCGATCTACGTATATACAGATAACAGATGTAACTATGGATTTTATGAGAGTCAGAACTTTAAGCGGCTGAATGAAAAAGAAATCTTTCTGGACTCCATCCAGAATAAACTTCTTATTTTTCTATATGGTCATCAAGTCTAG
- a CDS encoding HAMP domain-containing sensor histidine kinase produces the protein MKLIYKLHLSFGILLMCVLVLTATFVYPLLMDTLINNQREELRSQGSAMMELVNSLPVQDLTPTQSSSAAALVQPAQEINRSVDALLIEPNRNILFSTMTEAQTQTWLPLIEQYSSHNQQGLWENGPEKYIVETLTSNPQNLDPASAVTPATLVLSTPLSKVKSYQSELFTRMMLIMMIGGIIAFGLSLFITKRLVTPLEKLKLELKKVEKRHFDEVQLIQTGGEIGEVAQSVHHLAGELKQYHNAQRQFFQNASHELKTPLMTIQGYAEGIRDGIFTGDRADNGLDVISSECERLKGIVTEMILLAKLESEDGIFDQEKVSVEQLIDQTVDRIRPLAINEEVNIKIKYEVDKPSTFHIHGDSEKLLQAILNIMSNAIRHASQAVDIEISEQDGQVHIDVIDDGEGIPDHLLPQLFQRFIKGKNGETGLGLAISRAIVERCDGAISAHNREHGGAIFRMSFPSR, from the coding sequence ATGAAACTAATCTATAAGCTTCATTTATCATTTGGAATATTACTGATGTGCGTACTCGTGCTTACAGCTACATTCGTTTATCCCCTACTAATGGACACGCTAATCAATAATCAAAGAGAAGAACTAAGATCACAAGGCAGTGCAATGATGGAGTTGGTCAATTCGCTACCTGTTCAAGACCTAACACCTACTCAATCATCATCAGCAGCAGCTCTCGTACAGCCGGCTCAAGAGATTAATAGATCAGTAGATGCGTTACTCATAGAGCCGAATCGTAATATATTGTTTAGTACAATGACTGAAGCGCAAACGCAGACATGGCTACCGCTAATTGAGCAGTACTCAAGTCACAACCAGCAGGGTTTATGGGAAAATGGACCGGAGAAATATATCGTTGAGACCTTAACTTCTAATCCACAGAATCTTGATCCAGCTAGTGCTGTAACCCCAGCCACACTTGTCTTGTCTACACCGCTAAGCAAAGTGAAATCATATCAATCAGAGCTTTTTACAAGAATGATGCTCATTATGATGATTGGGGGAATTATTGCCTTTGGCCTAAGTTTATTTATTACCAAACGTCTCGTTACTCCCCTTGAGAAATTAAAGCTTGAGCTCAAAAAAGTTGAAAAACGTCATTTTGATGAGGTGCAGCTTATACAAACTGGCGGAGAAATTGGTGAGGTAGCCCAAAGTGTCCATCATCTCGCTGGAGAACTTAAGCAATATCATAATGCTCAAAGGCAATTTTTCCAAAATGCTTCTCATGAACTTAAGACCCCACTAATGACCATTCAAGGTTATGCTGAGGGAATTCGAGATGGTATTTTCACCGGGGATCGTGCTGACAATGGTCTCGATGTAATCTCGAGCGAATGTGAACGACTTAAGGGAATTGTCACAGAGATGATCTTGTTAGCCAAGCTTGAAAGCGAAGATGGTATTTTCGATCAAGAAAAAGTGTCGGTTGAACAATTAATCGATCAAACCGTCGATCGAATACGACCATTAGCTATAAATGAGGAAGTTAACATCAAGATAAAGTACGAAGTGGATAAGCCGAGCACATTTCATATTCATGGGGATTCGGAAAAACTCTTACAAGCGATACTAAATATTATGAGCAATGCAATTAGACATGCATCACAAGCCGTGGATATAGAAATTTCGGAGCAGGATGGACAAGTGCATATCGATGTCATTGATGATGGTGAAGGTATACCTGATCATTTATTGCCTCAGCTATTTCAGCGTTTTATTAAAGGTAAGAATGGAGAGACAGGACTTGGACTTGCCATTTCTCGTGCAATTGTTGAACGGTGTGATGGTGCTATATCCGCCCATAACAGAGAACATGGTGGGGCTATCTTTCGAATGAGTTTTCCTTCTAGATAA
- a CDS encoding extracellular solute-binding protein, whose protein sequence is MIVVFSGCSSSSVGSGTEGSSNEQSGQDGKKIEIATMAVTPYLDEAVKQYKKIRPDIQIDIKEYLARPQTEEGTSSESFSKSDVEKYIQTVSTQMMSGKGADIIVMNDLPQDKYVAKNMLTNFYDLMDQDSEFDRNQYYQNIFKNSQDGDGLYAMPFSFVIDALTGNTELLEQANIKIDDQTWTWDGFKEISKKLKEQVGEDYVAFVNLFPIQMLAEYIEANYDKLIDQGQANFDSDLFRDMMKQIKAMYDEGVLKDEFSYDYSKTLFSKANLFDPMSGLSQVLDPKLKLYQNPTVNGEYNGTPFKSYFTLGINSKSKVQAEAWKFIKFMLSEDMQSSAVVQGFPLHKGVVEKQLNEAKQQAVAGTLPLLEQKFDAETVESKIQELHQLIDGASRNLSSDHKVVSIAIEEFDSYMSGQKSAEDVSKLIQNRVNTYINE, encoded by the coding sequence ATGATAGTCGTATTTTCGGGATGCTCTAGTAGCAGCGTGGGATCAGGTACAGAAGGATCATCTAATGAACAATCAGGTCAGGATGGCAAGAAGATTGAGATTGCGACCATGGCGGTAACTCCTTATTTAGATGAGGCGGTTAAGCAATATAAGAAAATTCGCCCAGATATACAAATTGATATCAAAGAGTATCTAGCTAGACCTCAAACGGAGGAAGGTACATCGAGCGAATCATTCTCAAAAAGCGATGTTGAGAAGTATATACAAACGGTTAGCACACAAATGATGTCTGGCAAAGGGGCAGACATTATCGTAATGAACGATCTGCCGCAGGACAAATATGTCGCCAAGAACATGCTGACTAATTTCTATGATCTGATGGATCAGGACTCAGAATTTGATCGAAATCAGTACTATCAGAATATCTTTAAAAACTCTCAGGACGGTGATGGTTTGTATGCCATGCCATTCTCATTTGTCATCGACGCGCTTACTGGGAATACAGAGTTGTTAGAACAAGCTAATATTAAAATTGATGATCAGACCTGGACATGGGATGGGTTTAAAGAAATTTCTAAGAAGCTAAAGGAACAAGTTGGTGAGGATTATGTGGCATTTGTTAATCTATTCCCGATTCAAATGTTGGCGGAATATATAGAAGCAAATTATGATAAGCTCATTGATCAAGGTCAAGCTAATTTTGATTCCGATCTGTTTCGAGATATGATGAAGCAAATCAAAGCGATGTATGATGAGGGCGTACTTAAAGATGAATTTTCGTACGATTATTCTAAAACTTTGTTCAGCAAAGCAAACCTTTTTGATCCAATGTCAGGCCTCTCTCAAGTCCTTGATCCAAAGCTTAAACTATATCAAAATCCAACAGTCAATGGTGAATATAATGGAACTCCATTTAAGTCGTACTTCACTTTAGGCATAAACAGCAAGTCTAAGGTTCAAGCTGAAGCTTGGAAATTTATTAAGTTCATGCTTTCCGAGGATATGCAATCTTCAGCAGTGGTACAAGGCTTTCCGCTGCATAAGGGAGTAGTAGAGAAACAGCTTAATGAGGCTAAGCAGCAGGCAGTAGCAGGAACACTACCTCTTCTAGAACAGAAGTTTGATGCTGAGACTGTAGAAAGCAAGATCCAAGAATTACATCAGCTTATAGATGGTGCAAGCAGGAATTTATCTAGTGATCATAAGGTCGTTTCAATTGCAATTGAAGAGTTTGATTCATATATGAGTGGTCAGAAATCCGCTGAAGACGTCAGTAAGCTGATTCAAAACCGAGTGAATACTTACATTAACGAGTAA
- a CDS encoding response regulator transcription factor codes for MKNYQIAIVEDDCHIRDIVENYLQKEGYRTISLGSAEEALMLWNTERPDMWILDIMLPGMNGYEFCKQIRKEAEVPIIMISARDEEVDKILGLELGSDDYLTKPFSPRELVARVNRLFHRLNSLTEKSEQNIVFSKSNDLIIDELRLVLDSRLVYWKSKEIEMTVKEFSLLHTLAAQPNRAFSRNELLTLVWGDDYFGSDRAIDDLVKRLRRKMEDLPLETVWGYGYRMRVDGVKT; via the coding sequence ATGAAGAACTATCAAATCGCAATCGTTGAAGATGATTGTCATATAAGAGATATAGTTGAGAATTATTTACAGAAGGAAGGCTACAGAACTATATCATTAGGTTCAGCAGAAGAAGCGCTCATGTTATGGAACACAGAGCGCCCGGATATGTGGATTCTAGATATCATGCTTCCAGGTATGAATGGCTATGAATTCTGCAAACAAATTCGCAAGGAAGCCGAAGTTCCTATTATTATGATCTCTGCTCGTGATGAGGAAGTTGATAAGATACTTGGACTTGAGCTGGGAAGCGATGATTATTTAACTAAGCCTTTCAGCCCACGCGAGCTGGTCGCAAGAGTAAATCGTTTATTCCATCGGCTTAACTCTCTTACTGAAAAATCAGAACAGAATATAGTTTTTTCAAAATCAAACGATCTCATCATCGATGAGCTTCGCTTAGTATTAGATAGTCGTCTGGTGTATTGGAAATCTAAAGAGATAGAAATGACGGTAAAAGAATTTTCATTGCTTCATACCTTAGCAGCACAGCCGAATCGTGCTTTTTCGCGCAATGAGTTGTTAACATTAGTGTGGGGGGATGACTATTTCGGCAGCGATCGAGCGATTGACGATTTAGTCAAAAGACTTCGTCGTAAAATGGAAGACCTGCCTCTTGAAACCGTTTGGGGCTATGGCTATCGAATGCGAGTGGATGGAGTGAAGACATAA
- a CDS encoding carbohydrate ABC transporter permease, which translates to MNKKQIRTMLLTIFLAVIALVMLFPVVLTMVSSLMTEKEIVLNYGMLGNTQMNDFVNLKLIPDWVSLEQFYKVLISTSQFLRMFWNSVFMVFPIIIGQVVVATLAAFAFAKLRFPGREPLFIVYLITMLMPFQVTLVPNYIMSDRLGLINSPSSIILPGIFAAFGVFLLRQFMLQIPTAYMEAAQMDGAGYFRSFIRIVLPMVKPGMAALVVLLFADYWNMVEQPLIFLQDANLQPLSIFLSRLQEDALGVSFAAAVLYMTPMILLFLLAERYFIEGIELSGIKG; encoded by the coding sequence ATGAACAAGAAACAGATAAGAACAATGCTACTTACTATTTTCTTAGCCGTAATCGCGCTTGTAATGCTATTTCCTGTTGTACTGACAATGGTAAGCTCCTTGATGACAGAGAAGGAAATTGTGCTGAATTACGGCATGTTAGGTAATACACAGATGAACGATTTTGTGAATTTGAAGCTGATTCCAGATTGGGTTTCGCTGGAGCAATTTTATAAGGTGCTTATTTCAACCTCGCAATTTCTTCGTATGTTTTGGAATTCTGTATTCATGGTGTTTCCAATCATTATAGGCCAGGTCGTGGTGGCAACATTAGCGGCATTTGCATTTGCCAAGCTGCGGTTTCCTGGCAGAGAGCCTTTATTTATTGTGTATCTGATCACGATGCTCATGCCGTTCCAGGTCACGCTTGTGCCGAACTATATCATGTCCGATCGACTAGGGCTGATTAATAGTCCAAGCTCCATTATTTTACCAGGGATATTTGCGGCATTTGGTGTGTTCCTGCTCAGACAATTTATGCTCCAAATTCCAACGGCATATATGGAAGCAGCCCAAATGGATGGGGCGGGCTATTTTCGATCCTTTATCAGGATTGTCCTGCCTATGGTGAAACCCGGCATGGCAGCGCTTGTTGTTCTGCTGTTTGCAGATTACTGGAATATGGTGGAGCAGCCCCTGATCTTTCTGCAGGATGCCAATTTGCAGCCCTTGTCCATTTTTCTATCTCGTCTGCAGGAAGATGCGCTTGGGGTATCCTTTGCTGCTGCGGTCTTGTATATGACGCCTATGATTCTCTTGTTTCTTTTGGCGGAACGGTATTTTATTGAGGGCATAGAGCTTTCTGGAATTAAAGGATAG
- a CDS encoding response regulator transcription factor → MRILIVEDELDLQEAIADGLRIDGYAVDVCDNGEAAYELLYSVDYDLVVLDLNLPKMDGLEVLAKIRDEKPELKVLILSARSSVNDKVKGLDIGANDYLAKPFDFEELEARIRNLLRRKFVQESSMLSCGAIKVDLSKRTAVVNEDEIALTKKEFALLEYFLLNKDKVVSQEELIEHVWDQNADSFSGAIRVHIATLRKKLKAVLNYDPIGTKIGEGYFLSEEGSDVNA, encoded by the coding sequence ATGAGGATTCTTATTGTGGAGGACGAGCTTGATTTGCAAGAGGCGATTGCAGATGGGCTTAGAATTGATGGTTATGCAGTGGATGTCTGTGACAATGGTGAAGCTGCTTACGAGCTTTTATATAGCGTGGATTACGATTTAGTTGTGCTGGACTTAAATCTCCCAAAAATGGATGGGCTTGAGGTTCTAGCTAAGATACGAGATGAAAAGCCTGAATTAAAGGTACTTATTCTTAGTGCTAGGAGTAGTGTAAATGACAAAGTAAAGGGCTTAGATATAGGAGCCAACGATTATTTGGCAAAACCATTTGACTTTGAGGAGTTGGAAGCACGAATACGAAACTTGTTAAGGCGAAAGTTCGTGCAAGAGAGTAGCATGCTTTCCTGTGGTGCAATTAAGGTGGATTTGTCGAAGCGCACTGCAGTTGTTAATGAAGATGAAATAGCACTTACAAAAAAAGAATTTGCGTTACTTGAATATTTCTTGCTTAACAAGGACAAAGTCGTTAGCCAAGAAGAACTGATTGAGCATGTGTGGGATCAAAATGCGGATAGCTTTAGTGGTGCGATCAGGGTGCATATTGCAACGCTTCGCAAGAAGCTAAAAGCTGTTTTAAACTACGACCCCATTGGAACGAAAATCGGCGAGGGTTATTTTTTATCAGAAGAAGGTAGTGATGTTAATGCTTAA
- a CDS encoding helix-turn-helix domain-containing protein encodes MKNLFSIGEVTKIKEVSIKALRYYHKIGILVPRYIDPETGYRYYSIDQFIYIDVIKGCRSFGTSIKELQEIFKESNTDKLIEFLQLKRQEAEEKLKKVTEVIQNIDNLNKSVESSKEILNQDQIVIQFFEKRYVLTVPCREAGSLKELLYYSELEKIIRSQHKKMTMERGILYNLNVEGELEPRYVFHGFEGDESTEINSHVQILPEGRYVTLAYRKENEVERVKKVLYYIEQNSLDVKNYIEIELYNDLFDTDTYSCQIQMLIENDHK; translated from the coding sequence ATGAAAAACCTGTTCTCGATCGGCGAAGTTACCAAAATAAAAGAGGTATCTATAAAAGCCCTGAGATATTATCACAAAATAGGCATCCTGGTTCCAAGATATATCGATCCCGAGACAGGTTATCGGTATTATTCCATAGATCAATTCATTTATATAGACGTCATTAAAGGCTGCCGTTCTTTTGGTACCAGTATTAAAGAACTTCAGGAGATTTTTAAAGAAAGTAACACTGACAAATTAATCGAATTTCTGCAACTGAAGAGACAGGAAGCGGAAGAAAAGCTGAAAAAAGTGACAGAGGTTATTCAAAATATTGATAATTTAAACAAGAGTGTCGAGTCCTCAAAAGAAATCTTGAATCAGGATCAGATTGTTATTCAGTTTTTTGAGAAGCGTTATGTGTTGACAGTCCCATGCAGAGAAGCCGGGAGTCTTAAGGAACTGTTGTATTATTCAGAGTTGGAGAAGATCATACGGAGTCAGCACAAAAAAATGACCATGGAGAGAGGCATTTTGTACAACCTGAACGTAGAGGGTGAACTTGAACCCCGATATGTGTTTCATGGTTTTGAAGGGGACGAAAGCACAGAAATCAATTCACATGTGCAAATCCTTCCGGAAGGAAGGTATGTAACTTTGGCTTATCGTAAGGAAAACGAAGTGGAACGCGTAAAAAAAGTACTATACTATATAGAACAAAACAGTCTGGATGTAAAAAATTATATCGAGATAGAGTTATATAACGATTTGTTCGATACTGATACCTACAGTTGTCAAATCCAAATGCTGATCGAAAATGATCATAAATAG
- a CDS encoding carbohydrate ABC transporter permease, protein MAWLITKVRKNNLPVTGFMWLYAILSVYPLLWMIFYSLKNNDEIFVTNPFGFPTNLRFENYASAWSKYNVPVYFMNSVIVAAATVVGAIILAVMFSYAAARLQWRLRGIAHTYIMVGMFIPIQVIMIPLAILVRDFHLANTYGALIVPYIAFNLSFTSIVFYGFFRSIPNELEESACIDGASIYRTFFSIMLPIIKPALATMVIFIFLNSWNEFTMAVILITKESLKTLPLGLLFFQGQFTTDWGAMGAAMTIASLPTVLIYMLFSEQVENALTVGSAVKG, encoded by the coding sequence ATGGCCTGGCTCATAACGAAAGTGCGCAAAAACAATCTACCAGTCACAGGCTTCATGTGGTTGTATGCGATTCTTTCTGTTTATCCCTTACTCTGGATGATTTTTTACTCATTAAAAAATAATGATGAGATTTTCGTAACGAATCCGTTTGGATTCCCAACGAATTTAAGATTTGAAAATTATGCATCGGCATGGTCGAAATACAACGTACCAGTATACTTCATGAACAGTGTGATTGTTGCCGCGGCAACCGTTGTTGGAGCGATCATCCTGGCAGTCATGTTCTCATATGCTGCGGCAAGATTACAGTGGCGCCTACGAGGAATCGCACATACCTACATTATGGTGGGCATGTTCATCCCTATTCAGGTCATTATGATCCCACTAGCTATTCTTGTCAGAGATTTTCATCTAGCTAATACGTATGGCGCGCTCATTGTACCGTATATTGCCTTTAACCTATCCTTTACCTCTATTGTTTTCTATGGCTTCTTCCGGAGTATTCCGAACGAGCTGGAAGAGTCGGCATGTATTGATGGAGCTTCTATTTACCGGACATTTTTCAGTATCATGCTCCCAATTATTAAGCCGGCGCTTGCCACCATGGTTATATTTATCTTCCTGAACTCCTGGAATGAGTTCACTATGGCTGTTATCCTGATCACCAAAGAGAGCCTGAAGACGCTGCCGCTTGGCCTACTCTTCTTTCAGGGCCAATTCACAACCGACTGGGGCGCAATGGGTGCAGCAATGACCATTGCCAGCTTACCTACCGTCCTGATCTACATGCTGTTCAGCGAGCAAGTAGAAAATGCGCTTACGGTTGGGTCGGCGGTTAAAGGGTAA
- a CDS encoding HAMP domain-containing sensor histidine kinase, whose product MPIRLRLTVLTVALLTACCVGLTFILNLSADKMATKIDATLIVPANQVGENGQMDEISQTSLAHRASSVLSDNSQIAIMDYRSESLLYMLLVIVVGGLFTYYISGKALKPLDTLNDQVKNMNVHNLSETLSVPPTKDEIAELTVTFNEMTDKLDNAFMMQGRFSASAAHELRTPLAVLQTKVDVFKKKTEHTNEEYDALIVVIEKQTKRLRGLVDNLLDMTNMADNGEHSSIGVKDIFEDILSELTHIAKDNHITLSLDCDDSIIVGNIDLLYRAFYNLVENGIKYNIDGGKVGVIANRLSEDEVSIKIIDSGIGISEENKKLIFEPFYRVDSSRSRQMGGAGLGLSIVDTIIKKHNGTLTVTDNEKGGTCFHVILNNCPFV is encoded by the coding sequence ATGCCTATTCGATTGCGACTTACGGTACTGACTGTTGCTCTATTAACGGCTTGCTGTGTAGGTCTTACCTTCATCCTTAATTTATCAGCTGATAAAATGGCTACAAAGATTGATGCAACGCTAATAGTACCGGCAAATCAGGTGGGTGAAAACGGACAGATGGATGAAATTTCACAAACATCATTAGCCCACCGTGCCTCTTCTGTTTTATCCGATAACTCTCAAATCGCAATAATGGATTATAGAAGTGAAAGTCTTCTTTATATGCTGTTAGTTATTGTTGTTGGAGGATTGTTTACCTACTATATTTCGGGCAAGGCATTAAAGCCTTTGGATACATTAAATGATCAAGTGAAAAACATGAATGTGCACAATCTATCGGAAACATTATCTGTGCCACCTACAAAGGATGAAATTGCAGAGCTTACGGTAACCTTTAATGAAATGACGGATAAGCTGGATAATGCTTTTATGATGCAAGGGAGATTCTCCGCAAGTGCCGCTCATGAGCTTAGAACCCCGCTTGCTGTATTACAGACAAAGGTGGATGTATTTAAGAAGAAAACGGAACATACAAACGAGGAATATGATGCTCTTATTGTCGTAATTGAGAAGCAAACCAAACGCTTGAGAGGGCTCGTCGATAACCTTTTAGATATGACGAATATGGCCGATAACGGCGAGCACAGTAGCATTGGTGTAAAGGATATCTTTGAGGATATACTTTCCGAGCTTACTCACATAGCTAAAGATAATCATATTACGCTGTCCTTAGATTGTGATGATAGCATTATTGTTGGAAACATCGATTTATTGTATCGGGCTTTTTATAACCTTGTGGAAAACGGAATTAAGTACAATATTGACGGCGGTAAGGTTGGGGTTATTGCAAACAGATTAAGTGAGGACGAGGTTTCAATCAAAATTATAGATTCGGGTATTGGTATTTCCGAAGAAAACAAAAAGCTTATATTCGAGCCCTTTTATCGTGTGGACAGCTCACGCTCCCGTCAAATGGGTGGTGCAGGCTTAGGGCTTTCGATTGTTGATACTATTATCAAAAAACATAATGGTACGCTTACTGTTACTGATAATGAGAAGGGTGGAACTTGTTTTCATGTAATCTTAAATAATTGCCCTTTCGTGTAA
- a CDS encoding sugar ABC transporter permease, which produces MRISYLARKEILVAFCFLTPSLIGFALFYLIPFGQSVVFSFENPSGEVGLSLANYQSLLASSSFQKAAGNTFWFTIIGVPILILLSLALAMLLNKRVFFRNWLRTSYVLPLVVPVASIVLVWQILFDWNGFFNHALAWIGFERIDWMKSEWAQGVIIFIYVWKNIGYNVVLFLAGLQNIPDQYYEIANLEGASWARKHQITLIYLIPTGFLVMLMSILNSFKVFREIYLVAGDYPHDSIYMLQHYMNNMFLSLDIQKLSAAAFLMVLCILVIVLMLFRVEHKFRSFME; this is translated from the coding sequence GTGAGAATTTCATATTTGGCTCGCAAGGAGATTCTTGTGGCGTTCTGCTTTCTTACTCCCAGTTTGATTGGTTTTGCGCTATTTTATTTGATTCCGTTTGGTCAAAGTGTTGTATTTTCATTTGAGAATCCCAGTGGTGAGGTAGGCTTATCGCTTGCCAATTACCAAAGCTTACTCGCTAGCTCGTCCTTTCAAAAGGCGGCAGGGAATACATTCTGGTTCACAATAATTGGTGTTCCGATCCTTATTCTGTTGTCACTTGCTCTTGCTATGCTGCTTAACAAACGAGTCTTCTTTCGAAACTGGCTGCGCACCTCTTATGTGCTGCCACTGGTTGTTCCAGTAGCGTCAATTGTACTCGTATGGCAGATCCTATTCGATTGGAATGGTTTTTTCAATCATGCATTAGCGTGGATTGGATTTGAGCGGATTGATTGGATGAAATCAGAGTGGGCACAAGGTGTCATAATTTTCATCTATGTATGGAAAAACATTGGCTATAATGTGGTTCTGTTCTTGGCCGGGTTGCAAAATATTCCTGATCAATATTATGAGATAGCAAACCTGGAAGGCGCAAGCTGGGCTCGTAAGCACCAGATCACCTTGATTTATTTAATACCGACGGGATTTTTAGTGATGCTAATGTCAATTCTGAACTCATTCAAGGTATTTCGAGAAATCTATTTAGTTGCGGGTGACTATCCACATGACAGCATCTATATGCTTCAGCACTATATGAACAATATGTTCCTATCGCTCGATATTCAGAAGCTGTCGGCTGCAGCTTTCTTAATGGTGCTCTGCATTCTAGTCATTGTGTTGATGCTCTTCCGAGTTGAACATAAGTTCCGTTCATTTATGGAGTAA